In Thermus sp. LT1-2-5, one DNA window encodes the following:
- the casA gene encoding type I-E CRISPR-associated protein Cse1/CasA, with product MEKFNLLEEPWIPVLKDGQVYQVSLGEALLEAHTIARIETASPLEEAALHRLLLALLHRALPPVRDEQDAADLLDGGQFDQGALQSYLDRYHPRFWLFHPEAPFFQIADLPEEEPVPWTKLRPELAGGNNPTLFDHSTDESPVKIPYAEAARALVVHQSFALGGLLRRLGVTSGKDAPLARAAVFLPTGETLFETLVLNLVPYEGEDDKPLWEVPPLKQKDVENGATKWALSGVTRVYTWPSRGVRLLDEGDGVRYMGYGPGVEPLPVIFRDPMVAYRTDAKGTIFPLRLSEERSFWRDFGTMLPSAGGTLPGTLRHAGAVGLEVGRAHRLRVLGQVSDQAKVLDARREVYPLPSALLLPQGALALEAALGKAERLGEALRSVAWRVARGVLGDKDAKELEAFVRSLPLLRSYWASLDLAFPELLEALSQPNALDTWRLRLRQAALRAWEETRLFVGTEGRHLAALAEGERALTFALKELEEVSA from the coding sequence GTGGAAAAGTTCAACCTCCTGGAAGAGCCGTGGATCCCCGTGCTAAAGGATGGGCAGGTGTACCAGGTGAGCCTGGGGGAGGCGCTCCTCGAGGCCCACACCATCGCCCGCATAGAAACCGCTTCCCCCTTGGAGGAGGCGGCCCTTCACCGCCTCCTCCTGGCCCTTCTCCACCGCGCCCTGCCCCCGGTGCGGGACGAGCAAGACGCCGCCGACCTCCTGGACGGGGGGCAATTTGACCAGGGCGCCCTTCAGAGCTATCTGGACCGCTATCACCCCCGCTTTTGGCTGTTCCATCCGGAGGCTCCTTTTTTCCAAATTGCAGACCTCCCCGAGGAGGAGCCCGTTCCCTGGACCAAGCTCCGTCCGGAGCTGGCTGGCGGCAACAACCCCACCCTCTTTGACCACAGCACGGACGAGAGCCCGGTAAAAATCCCCTACGCCGAAGCGGCCCGGGCCCTGGTGGTCCACCAAAGCTTCGCCCTGGGCGGTCTTCTCAGGCGGCTTGGGGTTACTTCGGGCAAGGACGCGCCCTTGGCCCGTGCCGCCGTGTTCCTTCCTACGGGTGAGACCCTGTTTGAAACCCTGGTTCTGAACTTGGTGCCTTACGAGGGTGAGGACGACAAACCCCTTTGGGAAGTGCCCCCTCTAAAGCAAAAGGACGTGGAAAACGGGGCCACCAAGTGGGCCCTTTCCGGCGTCACCCGGGTCTATACCTGGCCAAGTCGGGGAGTACGCCTTCTGGACGAAGGAGATGGGGTCCGGTACATGGGCTACGGCCCCGGGGTGGAGCCGCTACCCGTAATCTTTCGTGACCCCATGGTGGCCTACCGCACGGACGCCAAGGGCACTATCTTCCCCTTGCGCTTAAGCGAGGAGCGTAGCTTTTGGCGCGACTTCGGGACCATGCTTCCCTCTGCGGGAGGGACCCTACCGGGAACGCTCCGCCATGCGGGCGCCGTAGGCCTCGAGGTGGGGAGGGCGCATCGGCTAAGGGTTTTGGGCCAGGTGTCGGACCAAGCCAAGGTTTTGGACGCGAGGCGGGAGGTTTACCCCTTGCCCTCGGCCCTCCTTCTGCCCCAAGGTGCCCTTGCCCTGGAGGCGGCTTTGGGGAAGGCGGAACGGCTGGGCGAGGCGCTTCGCTCCGTGGCCTGGAGGGTGGCGCGGGGCGTCTTGGGGGATAAGGACGCCAAGGAGCTGGAGGCCTTTGTCCGCTCTTTGCCGCTACTGCGAAGCTACTGGGCAAGCCTGGACTTGGCTTTCCCGGAGCTCCTCGAGGCCCTGAGCCAGCCCAACGCCCTGGACACGTGGCGCCTGCGGCTTCGCCAGGCGGCGCTCCGCGCTTGGGAGGAAACACGACTCTTCGTAGGGACCGAAGGCCGGCACCTGGCCGCCTTGGCGGAGGGTGAAAGGGCCTTGACCTTTGCCTTGAAGGAGCTTGAGGAGGTGAGCGCGTGA
- the casB gene encoding type I-E CRISPR-associated protein Cse2/CasB, whose amino-acid sequence MKGAAFLNWLMSLQTGTIWTPARAALRRSLAFPLGAYPPAMPYVEPFVRQEGWAREAHYLVAGLFALTDGAHQSGRSLAQALWAAGKERDSKSVEKRFLALLDADRDQIAFRLRQAVGLVEGGLDFAQLLEDLLDWFHPNRRVQARWAREFYGAKEGIKEEEVAE is encoded by the coding sequence GTGAAGGGAGCGGCGTTTTTGAACTGGCTTATGTCCCTGCAAACAGGGACCATCTGGACCCCGGCCCGGGCGGCTTTGCGCCGGAGCCTGGCTTTTCCCTTGGGGGCCTACCCTCCCGCCATGCCCTACGTGGAGCCCTTCGTGCGGCAGGAGGGCTGGGCCAGGGAAGCCCACTACCTGGTGGCGGGGCTCTTCGCCCTGACGGACGGCGCTCACCAGAGCGGGCGAAGCCTGGCCCAGGCTCTTTGGGCTGCCGGGAAGGAGCGGGACTCCAAAAGTGTAGAAAAGCGCTTCCTGGCTCTTCTGGACGCAGACCGCGACCAGATTGCCTTTCGGCTTCGCCAAGCCGTGGGCTTGGTGGAAGGAGGCCTCGACTTCGCTCAGCTTCTGGAGGACCTGTTGGACTGGTTCCATCCCAATCGGCGGGTCCAAGCCCGTTGGGCTCGAGAGTTTTACGGCGCTAAAGAGGGGATAAAGGAAGAGGAGGTGGCAGAATGA
- the cas7e gene encoding type I-E CRISPR-associated protein Cas7/Cse4/CasC: protein MKLLEVHVLQTVVPSNLNRDDTGSPKDALFGGFRRARISSQAQKRAVRVAFRDWPLLEPSERAVRTKRLLEALLTRLSDLPEDRARPAIENALNSLGFGVKEGGASEYLLFLGNRELDRLAEAIRANLEALSGEVKGKKKTDVSPEVKKALEKVLDGGKAVDLALFGRMLADRPELGVDAAAQVAHALSTHKVDREFDFYTAVDDLNPKEETGAGMMGDVEFYSATLYRYAVVDLQTLLENLQGDKELALKGALAFFAAFASTLPSGKQNSFAAHNPPLFVAFRAGEGLPRNLATAFERPIRPREDRALSALSVEALVREWERFDRAFGPLQPEWKGAINLTEAETGTLPLVEDWPTLRGRIEEAIKKLLEV, encoded by the coding sequence ATGAAACTTTTGGAAGTGCACGTGCTCCAAACGGTGGTTCCCAGCAACCTCAACCGGGACGACACGGGAAGCCCTAAGGATGCCCTCTTCGGCGGCTTTCGTCGCGCCCGCATCTCTAGCCAGGCGCAGAAGCGGGCGGTGCGGGTGGCCTTCCGGGATTGGCCTCTCCTGGAGCCGTCTGAGCGGGCGGTGCGCACCAAGCGCTTGCTGGAAGCCCTTTTGACGCGGCTTTCGGACCTCCCCGAGGACCGGGCCCGCCCAGCCATCGAGAATGCGCTCAACAGCTTGGGTTTTGGTGTCAAGGAGGGAGGGGCGAGCGAGTATCTCCTCTTTCTGGGGAATAGGGAGCTAGACCGCTTGGCTGAGGCAATCCGGGCTAACCTCGAGGCCCTCTCGGGCGAGGTGAAGGGGAAGAAGAAGACGGACGTGAGCCCCGAGGTTAAGAAGGCCCTAGAGAAGGTCTTGGACGGGGGGAAGGCGGTAGACCTGGCCCTTTTCGGTCGGATGCTGGCGGACCGGCCAGAGCTTGGGGTGGACGCGGCAGCCCAGGTGGCCCACGCCCTGTCCACCCACAAGGTGGACCGGGAGTTTGACTTTTACACCGCTGTGGACGACCTGAACCCCAAGGAGGAAACCGGGGCTGGGATGATGGGGGATGTGGAGTTCTACTCCGCCACCCTCTACCGTTACGCCGTGGTGGACCTGCAAACGCTCCTGGAAAACCTCCAGGGCGACAAGGAGCTTGCCCTGAAAGGGGCTTTGGCTTTTTTTGCGGCCTTCGCCAGCACCTTGCCCTCGGGCAAGCAAAACAGCTTTGCCGCCCATAATCCTCCCTTATTCGTGGCCTTCCGGGCGGGGGAAGGGCTTCCCCGCAACTTGGCCACGGCGTTCGAGCGGCCGATACGTCCGAGAGAGGACCGGGCACTTTCCGCCTTGTCCGTGGAGGCCTTGGTCCGGGAGTGGGAGCGGTTTGACCGGGCCTTTGGCCCCCTGCAACCCGAATGGAAAGGGGCCATAAACCTCACGGAGGCGGAGACGGGGACATTGCCCTTGGTGGAGGACTGGCCCACCCTGCGCGGGCGGATTGAAGAGGCCATCAAGAAGCTTCTGGAGGTGTAG
- the cas5e gene encoding type I-E CRISPR-associated protein Cas5/CasD: MPTLLLRLQGPLQSWGTRSRFDYRDTWPYPTKSGVVGLLAAALGRDRTEDISDLAALRLGVRVDRRGVLKVDYQTAQSVVAADLKRLRDVQSWRYFLSDAAFLVGLEGDRFLLQSLHRALLNPRFPLYLGRKGYLPSPPPYLPDGLRDEPLEEALRRYPYLGKGEPREDLLLALEAPQGRLVYDQPVAPFSQRRFGARYVLEKVLPKEEIPKGPPVWEEAHVD, translated from the coding sequence GTGCCCACCCTCCTTCTGCGGCTTCAAGGGCCCTTGCAGTCCTGGGGGACCCGAAGCCGCTTTGATTACCGGGACACCTGGCCGTACCCCACCAAAAGCGGGGTGGTGGGACTTCTCGCCGCCGCTTTGGGCCGGGACCGGACGGAGGACATCTCTGACCTCGCCGCTTTGCGGCTCGGGGTGCGGGTGGACCGGAGGGGTGTGTTGAAGGTGGATTACCAGACCGCTCAAAGCGTGGTGGCCGCCGACCTAAAGCGCCTGCGAGATGTCCAGAGCTGGCGCTACTTTCTTTCCGATGCCGCCTTCCTGGTGGGGTTGGAGGGGGACAGGTTCCTTTTGCAAAGCTTGCACCGGGCTCTCCTTAATCCCCGCTTTCCCCTCTATTTGGGGCGGAAGGGGTATCTCCCAAGCCCACCCCCCTACCTTCCCGACGGCTTGCGGGACGAGCCTTTGGAGGAAGCCCTGCGCCGCTACCCCTACTTGGGGAAAGGGGAACCTCGAGAGGACCTCCTTTTAGCCCTCGAGGCGCCCCAAGGCCGCTTGGTCTACGACCAACCCGTGGCTCCCTTTAGCCAGCGCCGCTTCGGCGCCCGCTACGTGCTGGAAAAGGTGCTTCCTAAGGAGGAAATTCCTAAAGGGCCTCCAGTGTGGGAGGAAGCCCATGTGGATTAG
- the cas6e gene encoding type I-E CRISPR-associated protein Cas6/Cse3/CasE, whose amino-acid sequence MWISKLVLDPRSRAARRDLANPYEMHRTLSRAVSQALEAGRERLLWRQEPTRTHERPVVLVQTLTEPDWGVLEEGYAEIYPPKPFNPVFHPGQLLRFRLRANPSKRLAGSGKRVALKTYWEKVAWLQKRLAEGGFRLVEGEEGLAVRILQDTFLEVPRGKREGEGGRMQVQAVLFEGRLEVVDPERARATLARGIGPGKALGLGLLSVAP is encoded by the coding sequence ATGTGGATTAGCAAGTTGGTCTTGGACCCCCGGTCGAGGGCCGCCCGGCGCGACCTGGCGAACCCCTATGAGATGCACCGCACCCTCTCCCGGGCCGTGTCCCAGGCCCTCGAGGCGGGGAGGGAGCGCCTGCTTTGGCGTCAGGAACCCACACGGACGCACGAACGCCCCGTGGTCTTGGTGCAGACCCTCACCGAGCCGGACTGGGGCGTTCTGGAAGAAGGCTACGCCGAAATCTATCCCCCGAAACCCTTTAACCCCGTCTTCCACCCTGGCCAACTCCTCCGCTTCCGCTTGCGCGCCAACCCCAGTAAGCGGCTGGCGGGTAGCGGTAAGCGGGTGGCTCTGAAGACTTACTGGGAGAAGGTGGCCTGGCTCCAGAAGCGATTGGCCGAAGGGGGCTTCCGTCTGGTGGAAGGGGAAGAGGGGCTTGCCGTGCGCATCCTCCAGGACACCTTTTTGGAGGTTCCCCGGGGCAAGCGGGAAGGGGAAGGTGGAAGGATGCAGGTTCAAGCGGTGCTTTTTGAGGGGCGCCTCGAGGTGGTGGACCCGGAGCGGGCCCGCGCCACCTTGGCACGGGGCATCGGCCCGGGCAAAGCCTTGGGCCTCGGTCTCCTTTCCGTGGCTCCGTGA
- the cas1e gene encoding type I-E CRISPR-associated endonuclease Cas1e, whose protein sequence is MPPVPNTRNLKELPKFRDGLSYLYVEHAFVEQEAQGIGIYDKEGLTLVPAAALGVLFLGPGTRITHAAIRALTGNGCTVCWVGEGVARFYAQGLGDTRSALRLERQARAWADPNLHLEVVYRLYEKRFSDPLPRDLSLEQVRGLEGVRVRSAYARWSQETGVPWKGRSYDRRNWVASDPVNRALSSGAAYLYGLAHAAIVSAGFSPSLGFIHTGKLLSFVYDVADLYKTEFLIPAAFRTVAESEAEVERRVRRALRERIEEERLLERMVEDLLDLFSGLGPEELRWEEEDPTHPGGLWDPEGAVEGGVAYGGDGVGESTEEP, encoded by the coding sequence ATGCCTCCAGTGCCCAACACCCGGAACCTGAAGGAACTCCCGAAGTTTCGGGATGGGCTTTCCTATCTTTACGTGGAACACGCCTTTGTGGAGCAAGAGGCCCAAGGCATCGGCATCTACGACAAGGAGGGCTTGACCCTCGTCCCGGCGGCCGCTTTGGGGGTGCTCTTCCTGGGGCCCGGAACCCGCATCACCCATGCCGCCATACGGGCCCTTACCGGGAATGGATGCACTGTGTGTTGGGTGGGGGAGGGGGTGGCCCGCTTTTACGCGCAAGGGCTTGGCGACACCCGAAGCGCCCTGCGCTTGGAGCGACAAGCCCGAGCCTGGGCGGACCCGAATCTGCACCTGGAGGTGGTGTACCGCCTTTACGAGAAGCGCTTTTCCGATCCCCTTCCCCGAGACTTGAGCTTGGAACAGGTGCGGGGCCTCGAGGGGGTGCGGGTGCGTAGCGCATACGCCCGGTGGAGCCAGGAAACGGGCGTTCCCTGGAAGGGCCGAAGCTATGACCGCCGCAACTGGGTAGCCTCAGACCCGGTGAACAGGGCTTTGTCCTCCGGCGCCGCCTATCTCTACGGCCTGGCCCATGCCGCTATCGTCAGCGCAGGGTTTAGCCCCTCCCTTGGGTTTATCCACACGGGTAAGCTACTGTCCTTCGTGTACGACGTTGCCGACCTCTATAAGACCGAGTTTCTTATACCCGCTGCCTTCCGCACCGTAGCTGAGTCTGAAGCGGAAGTGGAGCGCCGCGTTCGCCGCGCACTCCGAGAGCGCATTGAGGAGGAAAGGCTCCTGGAACGCATGGTGGAGGACCTCTTAGACCTTTTCTCCGGACTTGGCCCAGAAGAACTAAGGTGGGAGGAAGAGGACCCTACTCACCCAGGGGGCCTTTGGGATCCGGAAGGTGCGGTGGAGGGGGGCGTGGCCTATGGTGGTGATGGTGTTGGAGAGAGTACCGAGGAGCCTTAG
- the cas2e gene encoding type I-E CRISPR-associated endoribonuclease Cas2e, whose amino-acid sequence MVVMVLERVPRSLRGELTRWLLEVDTGVFVGRVNATVRELLWAKVVEGAGDGRCAMAWRTNTEQGFTLRLHGYVDRHLRDFDGILLVTVRNAEAMRKAQKLERLSKGLRGDLDKQTPE is encoded by the coding sequence ATGGTGGTGATGGTGTTGGAGAGAGTACCGAGGAGCCTTAGGGGAGAGTTGACCCGTTGGCTCTTGGAGGTGGATACAGGCGTTTTTGTTGGCCGTGTAAACGCTACGGTGCGGGAACTCCTATGGGCCAAGGTGGTGGAAGGAGCCGGGGATGGGCGATGCGCCATGGCCTGGAGGACCAATACGGAGCAGGGCTTTACGTTAAGGCTGCACGGGTATGTGGACCGGCACCTGCGGGATTTTGATGGTATACTTCTAGTGACGGTGCGCAATGCCGAGGCAATGCGCAAAGCGCAAAAGCTAGAACGCCTCAGCAAAGGCTTGCGCGGGGATCTTGACAAGCAAACTCCGGAATAG
- a CDS encoding dienelactone hydrolase family protein, producing MAEIVLFHHALGLTTGVKALAEELRRAGHIVHTPDLLGGQVFNDLEQALRFVHELGFGEVIERGERAVENLPANLVYAGLSLGVLPAQKLAQTRPGARGAILVSSCAPATAFAQAWPSEVPVQVHAMEADPMFVDEGDLDAAQELMAQAANGELFLYPGDQHLFMDPSLPSYDAEATALLLRRVLEFLAKR from the coding sequence ATGGCAGAGATTGTGCTATTCCATCATGCCCTCGGGTTAACCACGGGCGTGAAAGCGCTGGCCGAAGAACTACGTAGGGCAGGGCACATCGTGCACACGCCAGACCTATTGGGCGGCCAAGTTTTTAACGACCTTGAACAGGCTCTGAGGTTTGTCCATGAACTGGGCTTTGGTGAGGTCATCGAGCGGGGCGAACGGGCGGTAGAGAATTTACCTGCCAACTTGGTATATGCCGGGTTGTCCCTGGGTGTGCTACCGGCCCAGAAGTTAGCCCAAACTCGCCCGGGTGCCAGGGGGGCTATCTTGGTGTCTTCCTGCGCGCCGGCCACCGCATTCGCGCAGGCGTGGCCGAGCGAAGTCCCTGTGCAGGTTCATGCCATGGAGGCCGATCCCATGTTTGTTGACGAAGGCGATCTGGATGCGGCTCAAGAACTTATGGCCCAGGCGGCGAACGGTGAGCTTTTCCTCTACCCTGGGGACCAACACCTCTTTATGGACCCCTCGCTTCCCTCCTACGATGCGGAAGCTACTGCCCTCCTGCTCAGGAGAGTGTTGGAATTTTTGGCCAAACGTTGA
- a CDS encoding DUF262 domain-containing protein codes for MSHLLFKKVDYTVGKLLDDIDLGEIGLPDIQRPFVWDTARVRDLFDSMYRGYPIGTLLFWENGLSGEHRTIGVGSKQKPPRLLIVDGQQRLTALYAAIRGVPILDNNFQQRHLRIAFNPAEERFEVSNKAIERSPEWVADISLLWKPDFDQYAFISKFLEELAQRRDLGPEERKRIPNAIQRVVNLVNYPLTALEISANATEEQVAEIFVRINSRGRALNQADFILTLMSVFWDEGRKELERFAREAQHPPTENRPSPFNPYFHPTPDQLLRVDVALAFRRARLEHVYSILRGKDLQTGQFSEEKRDEQFARLREAQEYVLNLLNWHEFLKILNRAGYIHPSMITSETALVYTYALWLIGKRDFGLDPHALRNLMARWFFMSALTGRYSGSPETRMDQDLALLRGSARPEEFVRVLEQEMAAVLTPDYWEVTLPNELATAPARSPGQAAYFAALVLLDAPVLYSSMKVRDLLHPTLQAQKTALERHHLFPRKYLERKGITDRRDVNQVANFALVEWHDNIRISDQAPAAYALEYERRFPPERLREMYRYHALPERWYEMEYGAFLEERRRRIAAVIREGFEKLKEG; via the coding sequence ATGAGCCACTTGCTTTTCAAAAAGGTGGATTACACGGTGGGCAAGCTCCTGGACGACATTGACCTGGGCGAGATCGGCCTTCCCGACATCCAGCGCCCCTTTGTATGGGACACGGCGCGGGTGCGGGACCTCTTTGACTCCATGTATCGGGGCTACCCCATCGGGACCCTCCTCTTCTGGGAAAACGGCCTCTCCGGGGAGCACCGCACCATTGGCGTGGGCTCTAAGCAAAAACCACCCCGCCTCCTTATCGTGGATGGCCAACAGCGGCTCACTGCCCTGTACGCTGCGATACGGGGCGTGCCCATTTTGGACAACAACTTTCAGCAACGCCACCTGCGCATCGCCTTTAACCCCGCCGAGGAACGCTTTGAGGTGAGCAACAAGGCCATCGAGCGGAGCCCGGAATGGGTTGCCGACATCAGCCTGCTTTGGAAGCCGGACTTTGACCAGTACGCTTTTATCTCCAAGTTCCTGGAGGAGCTCGCCCAACGCCGGGACCTCGGTCCGGAGGAACGGAAGCGCATCCCCAACGCCATCCAGCGGGTAGTGAACCTGGTCAACTACCCGTTGACGGCCCTCGAGATCTCGGCTAACGCCACGGAGGAGCAGGTGGCCGAGATTTTCGTGCGCATCAACAGCCGGGGCCGGGCCCTCAACCAGGCGGATTTCATTCTCACCCTGATGTCGGTTTTCTGGGACGAGGGCCGCAAGGAACTGGAACGCTTTGCCCGGGAGGCGCAACACCCGCCAACGGAGAACCGCCCTTCCCCCTTCAACCCCTATTTCCATCCAACCCCGGACCAGTTGCTTCGGGTGGACGTGGCGCTGGCGTTCCGCCGCGCCCGCCTCGAGCACGTCTACTCCATCCTGCGGGGCAAGGACCTACAGACAGGACAGTTCTCGGAGGAGAAGCGGGACGAGCAGTTCGCCCGGCTGCGAGAGGCCCAGGAGTATGTGCTCAACCTGCTAAACTGGCATGAGTTTCTCAAAATCCTCAACCGGGCTGGGTACATCCACCCCAGCATGATCACTTCCGAAACGGCCTTGGTGTACACGTATGCCCTTTGGCTCATCGGCAAGAGGGATTTCGGGCTGGATCCCCACGCCCTGCGCAACCTCATGGCCCGCTGGTTCTTCATGAGCGCCCTCACGGGCCGCTACTCGGGTTCTCCCGAAACCCGAATGGACCAGGACCTGGCCCTCTTGCGTGGCAGCGCGCGGCCCGAGGAGTTCGTGCGGGTTCTGGAGCAGGAAATGGCTGCGGTCCTTACCCCGGATTACTGGGAAGTGACGCTACCCAACGAGCTGGCCACGGCCCCAGCCCGCAGCCCGGGACAGGCGGCCTATTTCGCCGCCCTTGTGCTCTTGGATGCCCCCGTGCTGTACTCCTCCATGAAGGTGCGGGACCTGCTCCACCCCACCCTACAAGCCCAAAAAACGGCCCTGGAGCGCCACCACCTCTTTCCACGGAAGTACCTGGAGCGAAAGGGCATCACCGACCGCCGCGACGTCAACCAGGTGGCGAACTTCGCCCTGGTGGAGTGGCACGACAACATCCGCATCAGCGACCAGGCTCCGGCTGCCTACGCCCTCGAGTACGAGCGGAGGTTCCCGCCTGAGCGCTTGCGGGAGATGTACCGCTACCACGCCCTTCCCGAAAGGTGGTACGAAATGGAGTATGGGGCCTTCCTGGAGGAGCGCCGTCGCCGTATAGCGGCGGTCATTCGTGAGGGCTTTGAGAAACTGAAGGAAGGCTGA
- a CDS encoding ABC transporter ATP-binding protein: protein MARKSPLWPLLLPALRHIFRAAPGESLLLLGLLALGGLVPVAVLSLTRLLVDNLAASLGDGSFTPALLWPLAGLALAFSLDFLLTPWVAYLQGAVNEKLTARVHVLLMEKVGRTPDLTPFEDPRFHDALQVLRDQAPYQPLNLLVFLDNAFRGGLTVAGVLFLLFTLAPLFPLLLLLATLPQALLTFRLQKGVWEALLFGAPEARRMRYFAEVLLTPEAAKEVRLFGLLPFFRGRYLEAFQTLYQTLRRARTRQALGASLLVLLSALFTALALFLGLRQALLGAGGLGGLVLLLQSVGSLQQNLYGLVQDTGMLYESLLYFERLEGFLAAPSAVEEKALARPVVSFAEIRFEGVGFCYPDGRRALEGLSFTLRKGERLALVGENGAGKTTLVKLLLRFYDPTEGRILVDGVGLRELDLEAWRAHIAAVFQDFGRYALTLKENILLSDPTGPHDPARLEAAARAGGAWELVETLGWEALLSRSFGGTELSLGQWQRVALARAFFHRAELLVLDEPTASLDPKEEAHLYRRFAELTRGKTVLLITHRLGSVQMADRILVLHQGRLVEEGTHAALLQRGGTYAELWRSQAGLYRQD, encoded by the coding sequence TTGGCTAGAAAAAGCCCCCTCTGGCCCCTGTTGCTCCCAGCCCTGCGGCACATCTTCCGCGCGGCCCCTGGGGAGAGCCTCCTGCTGTTGGGGCTATTGGCCCTGGGGGGGCTGGTACCGGTAGCCGTCCTTAGCCTCACCCGCCTTCTCGTAGATAACCTGGCGGCTTCCCTAGGGGACGGCTCCTTTACCCCAGCCCTCCTCTGGCCGCTGGCAGGGTTGGCCTTGGCCTTTAGCCTGGATTTTCTACTCACGCCTTGGGTGGCCTACCTTCAGGGTGCGGTGAACGAAAAGCTCACGGCCCGGGTGCACGTGCTCCTGATGGAGAAGGTGGGCCGCACACCCGACCTGACCCCTTTTGAAGACCCCCGCTTCCACGACGCACTCCAGGTGCTGCGGGACCAGGCCCCCTACCAGCCTCTCAACCTGCTGGTCTTCCTGGACAATGCCTTTCGGGGAGGGCTCACCGTGGCGGGGGTGCTCTTCTTGCTCTTCACCCTGGCCCCCTTGTTCCCTTTGCTCCTGCTCCTGGCCACCCTGCCCCAAGCGCTTCTCACCTTCCGGCTCCAGAAGGGGGTTTGGGAGGCCCTGCTCTTCGGGGCACCCGAAGCCCGGCGGATGCGCTACTTTGCCGAGGTTCTCCTGACGCCCGAGGCGGCCAAGGAGGTGCGGCTCTTCGGACTGCTGCCCTTTTTCCGTGGCCGCTACCTCGAGGCCTTCCAAACCCTCTACCAGACCCTGCGGCGGGCCCGAACCCGCCAAGCCCTGGGAGCCAGCCTGCTGGTGCTCCTGAGCGCTCTCTTCACCGCCCTGGCCCTCTTCCTGGGGTTGCGGCAGGCCCTTCTGGGGGCAGGGGGGCTCGGGGGCCTGGTCCTCCTCCTTCAGTCCGTGGGCAGCCTGCAACAAAACCTGTACGGCTTGGTGCAGGATACCGGCATGCTCTACGAGAGCCTGCTGTACTTTGAGCGGCTGGAGGGTTTTCTGGCCGCCCCCTCGGCGGTGGAGGAGAAGGCCTTGGCAAGGCCTGTGGTCTCCTTTGCCGAGATCCGCTTTGAGGGGGTGGGGTTTTGCTACCCCGATGGCCGGCGGGCTCTGGAGGGCCTCTCCTTCACCCTCCGCAAAGGGGAGCGTCTGGCCCTGGTGGGCGAAAACGGCGCGGGAAAGACCACCCTGGTCAAGCTCCTCCTTCGCTTCTACGACCCCACAGAGGGCCGCATCCTGGTGGATGGCGTGGGCCTAAGGGAGTTGGACCTAGAGGCTTGGCGTGCTCACATCGCCGCCGTGTTTCAGGACTTCGGCCGGTACGCCCTAACCCTCAAGGAGAACATCCTCCTTTCCGACCCCACGGGCCCCCACGACCCAGCCCGCCTAGAAGCGGCGGCCCGGGCCGGCGGGGCTTGGGAGCTGGTGGAAACGCTCGGCTGGGAGGCCCTCCTGTCCCGCTCCTTCGGGGGCACCGAGCTGTCCTTAGGGCAGTGGCAACGGGTGGCCCTCGCCCGGGCCTTTTTCCACCGGGCGGAGCTTCTGGTGCTGGACGAGCCCACCGCCTCCTTGGACCCCAAGGAAGAGGCCCACCTCTACCGCCGCTTCGCCGAGCTGACCCGGGGCAAGACGGTGCTCCTCATCACCCACCGCCTGGGCTCGGTGCAGATGGCAGACCGGATCTTGGTCCTGCACCAAGGCCGTCTGGTGGAGGAAGGAACCCATGCGGCCCTGCTGCAACGGGGTGGAACCTACGCCGAGCTTTGGCGGTCGCAGGCAGGGCTATATCGGCAGGACTGA